In the bacterium genome, TGCCTTTGTGTCTTTGTGGTTAAACATATTTACATAAATAATCCGGGTTAACACATCTATCCGGCGTTACAGAATGAAATTAATAACACAGGATTATCGGTGGTGAAACTGGATAAGACATATGAATCTGTTCAAGATAGTGATTGACAACAGAAACGCCGGGTGGTATATTCGTTAATAATTTCACAATATCTTCTGCTTTATTTGTTTAATTGTGGGGAGAATGAACAATGATTTCCGGAAAAACAATCGGCAGACTGAGCCTCTATAGACGCCTCCTCAATGAACTTGTGCGGGATGCTGTGAAAAATATCTATTCTCATGAACTGGCTGCCCGGGCTGGTGTCACCGCTGCTCAAGTTCGCCGTGACATCATGAATATCGGATACTCCGGCAATCCGAACCGCGGGTATGATGTGCAGCTCCTCATCGAAGGAATCGGCAATTTCCTCGATACGGCGGAAGGACAAAAAGTCGCGCTCATAGGTGTCGGCAACCTGGGCCGGGCAATCCTTGCATACTTTTCGGGTCGTCGTCCAAAGCTGTCCATTGTTGCGGCATTCGACAACGATCCCGAGAAATATGGCCGTGTGATTCAGGGATGCCGCTGCTATCCCATCGATCAGATTCAGAAAATCGTTCAGGAGCTCGATATCAGAATCGCGACGCTCTGTGTGCCGGCGGGTGTGGCGCAGGATATCGCCGATATGCTTGTCCAGTCCGGAATAAAGGGGATACTGAACTTCGCTCCTGTTCCGCTCCATGTTCCCCGGAATATCTATGTCGAGGATATCGACCTGACCATGTCATTTGAAAAAGTGGCGTATTTCGCGCGTACCGTTTGAATGAACAGGGTAGCGGTTGCCCGTATGAAACCATTGGATACCGTGATAAAGGTTATCCGGTTATCCAGTTAAGTCAGCAAGCTGAAGAAGAGTACCCTCACCCCCCTGACCACCTCTTCCGCATCGCTTCGCCCGTGGGCGAGGGGATGCTGTGTAACATGCATGATAACCTTATTTTTGTATGTATTCATCACTCTCCCATCAGGAGAGAGAATTCAAAGGATGAGAGCATATTTTTTTCGTGTCCGTGGTTTTTTGTTCCATGCTTACCAAACCGGATAACCGGAAAAAGGTTAAAGTGAAAACAGTATTTCATGATTATCCTTGTTAATACTTCCGGTTTCGAATAATAGTCACACGCATTTCACTCACTCGTGGAAATATCGGTTCTTCCCCTTCTCCAATCGATACTCTTTTTCCCTCGCGGATTTGACATTCCGTTCGAAATGAGTTACTATATATAATATGCAGAATGGCTGTACGGTATATATTGGTTATTCAGTATAATAAGATTGTCCGGGAATAGGTGAGGGTGTTTCATGAGCAGAATATTGATTGTTTCCAACAGATTACCGATAAGCACGATCCGGCGCGGTCGGACTATAAAGTTCAAGCCCAGTGTTGGCGGCCTGGCCACCGGGCTGAAATCGATAATGGGGAAATTTGAGGAACACCTCTGGATTGGCTGGCCAGGAATAGTGCTCGATAATAGTGCTGAGAATGACAGAACTAAGATCATCAGCCATCTTGCACAAGAAAACTGTTGTCCTGTCTTTCTTACACACGCTGAAGTGAAAGACTATTATGAGGGATTCTGCAATAAGACTATCTGGCCGCTTTTCCATTATTTTATACAATATACCCGGTATGATGTCAATCTCTGGAATACATACGTACGGGTTAATGAATTATTCTGCGAAACGGTTATGGCTGTGGCAAGACCTGATGATGTAATCTGGATTCACGATTACCATCTGCTGCTGCTGCCCAAAATGATCCGTGAGCGGCTTCCCGGCGCTGCAATCGGTTTTTTTCTCCATATACCCTTTCCCTCTTTTGAAGTGTTTCGTCTTCTCCCCTGGCGCCGTGAAATTCTCGAGGGGATGCTTGGCGCCGACCTTGTGGGATTTCATACCTATGATTATGTGCGACATTTTCTGAACAGTATCCGCAGCAGGCTGAGCTGCGAAATCTCCTTCGGACAGATCACCATAGGAAAACGTATAGTAAAAACCGATACCTTCCCGATGGGCATTGATTATGAAAGGTTCGCACAGGCTGCACGCATACCCGCGGTAAAAGAAAAAATCGAGAATATACGTGAGCGGGTGAAAGGCAGAAAGATAATCATATCCGTTGACCGTCTCGATTACACCAAGGGTATCCTGCACCGGCTTGAATCGTTTGATCTGTTTCTTGATAAATACAGTGAATACAGGGGGAAAGTGACATTGATTCTTGTTGCCGTTCCCTCCCGTGAGGGAATCGAGCATTACGAAAAGCTCAAAAGGCAACTTGATGAGCTTATTGGACGGATCAATGGCAAATATGGGACATTCGAGTGGATGCCGCTCTGGTACCTGTACAATTTTCTGGACTTTCCGGAGCTTGCAGCCCTCTACCACGCAGCCGATGTTGCGCTTGTGACTCCCCTCAGGGATGGCATGAACCTGATTGCCAAGGAATTC is a window encoding:
- a CDS encoding redox-sensing transcriptional repressor Rex; translation: MISGKTIGRLSLYRRLLNELVRDAVKNIYSHELAARAGVTAAQVRRDIMNIGYSGNPNRGYDVQLLIEGIGNFLDTAEGQKVALIGVGNLGRAILAYFSGRRPKLSIVAAFDNDPEKYGRVIQGCRCYPIDQIQKIVQELDIRIATLCVPAGVAQDIADMLVQSGIKGILNFAPVPLHVPRNIYVEDIDLTMSFEKVAYFARTV
- a CDS encoding bifunctional alpha,alpha-trehalose-phosphate synthase (UDP-forming)/trehalose-phosphatase, coding for MSRILIVSNRLPISTIRRGRTIKFKPSVGGLATGLKSIMGKFEEHLWIGWPGIVLDNSAENDRTKIISHLAQENCCPVFLTHAEVKDYYEGFCNKTIWPLFHYFIQYTRYDVNLWNTYVRVNELFCETVMAVARPDDVIWIHDYHLLLLPKMIRERLPGAAIGFFLHIPFPSFEVFRLLPWRREILEGMLGADLVGFHTYDYVRHFLNSIRSRLSCEISFGQITIGKRIVKTDTFPMGIDYERFAQAARIPAVKEKIENIRERVKGRKIIISVDRLDYTKGILHRLESFDLFLDKYSEYRGKVTLILVAVPSREGIEHYEKLKRQLDELIGRINGKYGTFEWMPLWYLYNFLDFPELAALYHAADVALVTPLRDGMNLIAKEFIASRHGTGGVLILSEMAGAAKELREAIVVNPNNADRIADALHRALTMSKREQIARNREMQKRLRQYSVQRWAECFIRELTVFKEQQRTVFSRKLSTDIQNVLLHDYHTGTRRLLLLDYDGTLRPFESRPQQAKPDKELMEILAGLSRHTGNDVLIISGRDKETLDTWFGGIALGMVAEHGVWIKEHDGEWEMIEYLRNNWKSEIRPLLELYIDRTPGSHIEEKEFSLVWHYRNADPALASMIALELKDALINLTINLGLEVLEGSKVIEIKNREINKGRAALRWISRGNYDFILAAGDDLTDESIFNVLDRKAYSIKVGFGFTNARYILDSSKEVRELLKSLVKKDI